The Siniperca chuatsi isolate FFG_IHB_CAS linkage group LG7, ASM2008510v1, whole genome shotgun sequence genome includes a window with the following:
- the postnb gene encoding periostin, osteoblast specific factor b isoform X1 codes for MKLLFVAAFALFVLSSIDKADSSAYDKIVSHSRIRARKEGPNVCALQQVMGTKKKYFSTCRNWYRGAICGKKATVLYECCPGYMKLEGMRGCPAVAPIDHVYGTLGLVKATSTQRYADISKLRPEIEGSGSFTFFAPSNDAWELLDETVRSALVSNVNIELFNALHYHMTFKRLLTKDLRNGMQVTSMYNDLGLQINHYSNGVVTVNCARIIHGNQIATNGVVHVIDRVISAVGNTILDVIEIDDDLTTLSDMAQNTGLLEKLGKPGHYTLFAPTNKAFESLGSEVLERLRSDKKVLEALLNFHLLDSVQCSEAIMAGSSYETMEGNNIEIGCDGESLTVNGIKMVLKKDIVTTNGVVHLIDQVLMPDSAKQVMELVGSSQSTFGDMVSELGLSAAMRPEVEYTLLAPLNTVFNDEVMSMDQSLLKIILENHILKSKIVLGQLYNGQRLETIGGKLLRVFIYRTAVCIENSCLIRGSKEGSNGALHLMRTLLKPAEKTMFEILTENEGFKIFLSLMEAADLTDLLKQEGDFTLFAPSDKAFSGLSDSDFVLLKSDINALRTILLYHINNGIFIGGGLEAGVTNLLKSLQGSNLKIMFANKTMLVNSVQVPESDIMATNGVIHFVNQVLYPGDIPVGSQDLLTLLKRLITYMQIKYISGFRYQEIPLTFMKRIITRVVQEVPDVTKVTRVVQGEPSITKVTRVIEGQPSITKVTRVIEGQPSITKVTRVVSSPQYSVNTGTTNINLEGADLSEIANIEGNPNFGSERLTKIIQEGSSRRTKPRVLAGNRRRGRD; via the exons ATGAAGCTCCTTTTTGTAGCTGCCTTTGCACTCTTTGTGCTCTCTTCAATTGACAAGGCTGACTCTTCAGCTTATGACAAAATAGTCTCTCACAGTCGCATCAGGGCAAGAAAAGAAGG ACCCAATGTCTGCGCACTCCAGCAAGTCATGGGGACCAAGAAGAAGTACTTTAGCACTTGTCGTAATTGGTACAGAGGGGCCATCTGTGGAAAGAAAGC GACTGTGCTTTATGAGTGCTGTCCAGGGTACATGAAGCTGGAGGGCATGCGTGGTTGCCCTGCAG TGGCCCCAATTGACCATGTCTATGGCACCCTGGGTCTGGTGAAGGCCACCTCAACCCAAAGATACGCTGACATTTCTAAGCTAAGACCTGAGATTGAGGGATCTGGATCCTTCACCTTCTTTGCCCCCAGTAACGATGCCTGGGAGCTTTTGGATGAG ACAGTGAGGAGCGCACTGGTCAGCAATGTGAACATTGAACTGTTCAACGCTCTGCATTATCACATGACCTTCAAACGCCTCTTGACCAAAGATTTAAGGAATGGGATGCAAGTCACCTCCATGTACAATGACCTTGGTCTCCAAATTAACCATTACTCCAATGGG GTGGTGACTGTGAACTGCGCCAGGATTATCCATGGTAACCAGATTGCCACCAATGGAGTTGTGCATGTCATTGACCGTGTTATCAGCGCTGTTGGAAACACAATCCTGGATGTCATCGAGATTGACGATGACCTGACAACTCTGAGT GATATGGCTCAAAACACTGGACTGTTGGAGAAGCTGGGTAAGCCAGGACATTACACTCTCTTTGCCCCCACCAACAAAGCCTTTGAGAGCCTGGGCAGCGAAGTGTTGGAGAGACTAAGGAGCGACAAGAAGGTCCTTGAAG CTCTTCTTAATTTTCACCTCCTGGACTCAGTTCAGTGCTCTGAGGCCATCATGGCTGGCAGCTCTTATGAGACAATGGAGGGCAACAACATTGAGATCGGCTGTGATGGCGAAAGTTTAACAGTCAATGGCATCAAGATGGTGCTCAAGAAGGACATTGTCACCACCAATGGTGTTGTCCACCTTATTGACCAAGTGCTCATGCCAGACTCAG CTAAGCAGGTGATGGAACTGGTGGGAAGTTCCCAGTCAACCTTTGGTGACATGGTGTCCGAGTTGGGCCTTTCTGCTGCCATGAGACCAGAGGTTGAGTATACTTTGCTGGCTCCCCTCAACACTGTTTTCAATG ATGAAGTGATGTCAATGGATCAGAGCTTGCTCAAGATTATCCTGGAGAACCACATCTTGAAGAGTAAGATTGTCCTGGGACAGTTATACAATGGCCAGCGGCTGGAGACCATTGGAGGAAAACTTCTGAGGGTCTTCATCTATCGCACA GCTGTGTGCATTGAGAATTCCTGTCTGATAAGAGGCAGTAAAGAAGGAAGCAATGGGGCCCTTCATCTCATGAGGACTCTGTTAAAACCGGCAGAAAAAACTATGTTTGAGATTCTAACAGAAAATGAAGGGTTCAA GATCTTTTTGTCTCTGATGGAAGCTGCTGACTTGACTGACCTGCTGAAACAAGAGGGGGACTTTACTCTGTTCGCCCCAAGCGATAAAGCTTTCTCTGGTTTGAGCGACAGTGATTTCGTCTTGTTGAAGA GTGACATAAATGCTCTCAGAACCATCCTTCTGTATCACATCAATAATGGTATCTTCATTGGTGGTGGTTTGGAGGCTGGGGTGACAAACCTTCTCAAGTCTCTCCAGGGCAGCAACCTCAAAATTATGTTT GCAAACAAGACTATGCTAGTGAATTCTGTCCAAGTCCCTGAATCTGATATCATGGCCACAAATGGAGTCATTCACTTCGTCAATCAAGTCTTGTATCCTGGAG ATATCCCTGTTGGAAGCCAGGATCTCCTCACACTATTGAAGAGGCTCATCACTTACATGCAAATCAAG tatatttcaggATTCAGATATCAGGAAATTCCCCTTACATTTATGA AGAGGATCATCACTCGTGTCGTCCAGGAAG TTCCTGATGTAACCAAAGTGACAAGGGTTGTCCAAGGGGAACCCTCTATCACAAAGGTTACCAGGGTCATTGAAGGTCAACCCTCCATCACCAAGGTTACGAGGGTCATTGAAGGTCAACCCTCCATCACCAAAGTCACCAGGGTTGTCTcaa GCCCTCAGTACTCAGTCAACACTGGCACCACCAACATCAACCTGGAAG gaGCTGACCTTTCAGAAATTGCCAACATTGAAGGGAACCCTAATTTTGGCTCTGAAAGACTTACCAAAATTATCCAAG AAGGCAGCTCAAGAAGAACCAAACCAAGAgttttag CTGGCaacaggaggaggggaagggacTGA
- the postnb gene encoding periostin, osteoblast specific factor b isoform X2, with amino-acid sequence MKLLFVAAFALFVLSSIDKADSSAYDKIVSHSRIRARKEGPNVCALQQVMGTKKKYFSTCRNWYRGAICGKKATVLYECCPGYMKLEGMRGCPAVAPIDHVYGTLGLVKATSTQRYADISKLRPEIEGSGSFTFFAPSNDAWELLDETVRSALVSNVNIELFNALHYHMTFKRLLTKDLRNGMQVTSMYNDLGLQINHYSNGVVTVNCARIIHGNQIATNGVVHVIDRVISAVGNTILDVIEIDDDLTTLSDMAQNTGLLEKLGKPGHYTLFAPTNKAFESLGSEVLERLRSDKKVLEALLNFHLLDSVQCSEAIMAGSSYETMEGNNIEIGCDGESLTVNGIKMVLKKDIVTTNGVVHLIDQVLMPDSAKQVMELVGSSQSTFGDMVSELGLSAAMRPEVEYTLLAPLNTVFNDEVMSMDQSLLKIILENHILKSKIVLGQLYNGQRLETIGGKLLRVFIYRTAVCIENSCLIRGSKEGSNGALHLMRTLLKPAEKTMFEILTENEGFKIFLSLMEAADLTDLLKQEGDFTLFAPSDKAFSGLSDSDFVLLKSDINALRTILLYHINNGIFIGGGLEAGVTNLLKSLQGSNLKIMFANKTMLVNSVQVPESDIMATNGVIHFVNQVLYPGDIPVGSQDLLTLLKRLITYMQIKYISGFRYQEIPLTFMIPDVTKVTRVVQGEPSITKVTRVIEGQPSITKVTRVIEGQPSITKVTRVVSSPQYSVNTGTTNINLEGADLSEIANIEGNPNFGSERLTKIIQEGSSRRTKPRVLAGNRRRGRD; translated from the exons ATGAAGCTCCTTTTTGTAGCTGCCTTTGCACTCTTTGTGCTCTCTTCAATTGACAAGGCTGACTCTTCAGCTTATGACAAAATAGTCTCTCACAGTCGCATCAGGGCAAGAAAAGAAGG ACCCAATGTCTGCGCACTCCAGCAAGTCATGGGGACCAAGAAGAAGTACTTTAGCACTTGTCGTAATTGGTACAGAGGGGCCATCTGTGGAAAGAAAGC GACTGTGCTTTATGAGTGCTGTCCAGGGTACATGAAGCTGGAGGGCATGCGTGGTTGCCCTGCAG TGGCCCCAATTGACCATGTCTATGGCACCCTGGGTCTGGTGAAGGCCACCTCAACCCAAAGATACGCTGACATTTCTAAGCTAAGACCTGAGATTGAGGGATCTGGATCCTTCACCTTCTTTGCCCCCAGTAACGATGCCTGGGAGCTTTTGGATGAG ACAGTGAGGAGCGCACTGGTCAGCAATGTGAACATTGAACTGTTCAACGCTCTGCATTATCACATGACCTTCAAACGCCTCTTGACCAAAGATTTAAGGAATGGGATGCAAGTCACCTCCATGTACAATGACCTTGGTCTCCAAATTAACCATTACTCCAATGGG GTGGTGACTGTGAACTGCGCCAGGATTATCCATGGTAACCAGATTGCCACCAATGGAGTTGTGCATGTCATTGACCGTGTTATCAGCGCTGTTGGAAACACAATCCTGGATGTCATCGAGATTGACGATGACCTGACAACTCTGAGT GATATGGCTCAAAACACTGGACTGTTGGAGAAGCTGGGTAAGCCAGGACATTACACTCTCTTTGCCCCCACCAACAAAGCCTTTGAGAGCCTGGGCAGCGAAGTGTTGGAGAGACTAAGGAGCGACAAGAAGGTCCTTGAAG CTCTTCTTAATTTTCACCTCCTGGACTCAGTTCAGTGCTCTGAGGCCATCATGGCTGGCAGCTCTTATGAGACAATGGAGGGCAACAACATTGAGATCGGCTGTGATGGCGAAAGTTTAACAGTCAATGGCATCAAGATGGTGCTCAAGAAGGACATTGTCACCACCAATGGTGTTGTCCACCTTATTGACCAAGTGCTCATGCCAGACTCAG CTAAGCAGGTGATGGAACTGGTGGGAAGTTCCCAGTCAACCTTTGGTGACATGGTGTCCGAGTTGGGCCTTTCTGCTGCCATGAGACCAGAGGTTGAGTATACTTTGCTGGCTCCCCTCAACACTGTTTTCAATG ATGAAGTGATGTCAATGGATCAGAGCTTGCTCAAGATTATCCTGGAGAACCACATCTTGAAGAGTAAGATTGTCCTGGGACAGTTATACAATGGCCAGCGGCTGGAGACCATTGGAGGAAAACTTCTGAGGGTCTTCATCTATCGCACA GCTGTGTGCATTGAGAATTCCTGTCTGATAAGAGGCAGTAAAGAAGGAAGCAATGGGGCCCTTCATCTCATGAGGACTCTGTTAAAACCGGCAGAAAAAACTATGTTTGAGATTCTAACAGAAAATGAAGGGTTCAA GATCTTTTTGTCTCTGATGGAAGCTGCTGACTTGACTGACCTGCTGAAACAAGAGGGGGACTTTACTCTGTTCGCCCCAAGCGATAAAGCTTTCTCTGGTTTGAGCGACAGTGATTTCGTCTTGTTGAAGA GTGACATAAATGCTCTCAGAACCATCCTTCTGTATCACATCAATAATGGTATCTTCATTGGTGGTGGTTTGGAGGCTGGGGTGACAAACCTTCTCAAGTCTCTCCAGGGCAGCAACCTCAAAATTATGTTT GCAAACAAGACTATGCTAGTGAATTCTGTCCAAGTCCCTGAATCTGATATCATGGCCACAAATGGAGTCATTCACTTCGTCAATCAAGTCTTGTATCCTGGAG ATATCCCTGTTGGAAGCCAGGATCTCCTCACACTATTGAAGAGGCTCATCACTTACATGCAAATCAAG tatatttcaggATTCAGATATCAGGAAATTCCCCTTACATTTATGA TTCCTGATGTAACCAAAGTGACAAGGGTTGTCCAAGGGGAACCCTCTATCACAAAGGTTACCAGGGTCATTGAAGGTCAACCCTCCATCACCAAGGTTACGAGGGTCATTGAAGGTCAACCCTCCATCACCAAAGTCACCAGGGTTGTCTcaa GCCCTCAGTACTCAGTCAACACTGGCACCACCAACATCAACCTGGAAG gaGCTGACCTTTCAGAAATTGCCAACATTGAAGGGAACCCTAATTTTGGCTCTGAAAGACTTACCAAAATTATCCAAG AAGGCAGCTCAAGAAGAACCAAACCAAGAgttttag CTGGCaacaggaggaggggaagggacTGA
- the postnb gene encoding periostin, osteoblast specific factor b isoform X3, whose amino-acid sequence MKLLFVAAFALFVLSSIDKADSSAYDKIVSHSRIRARKEGPNVCALQQVMGTKKKYFSTCRNWYRGAICGKKATVLYECCPGYMKLEGMRGCPAVAPIDHVYGTLGLVKATSTQRYADISKLRPEIEGSGSFTFFAPSNDAWELLDETVRSALVSNVNIELFNALHYHMTFKRLLTKDLRNGMQVTSMYNDLGLQINHYSNGVVTVNCARIIHGNQIATNGVVHVIDRVISAVGNTILDVIEIDDDLTTLSDMAQNTGLLEKLGKPGHYTLFAPTNKAFESLGSEVLERLRSDKKVLEALLNFHLLDSVQCSEAIMAGSSYETMEGNNIEIGCDGESLTVNGIKMVLKKDIVTTNGVVHLIDQVLMPDSAKQVMELVGSSQSTFGDMVSELGLSAAMRPEVEYTLLAPLNTVFNDEVMSMDQSLLKIILENHILKSKIVLGQLYNGQRLETIGGKLLRVFIYRTAVCIENSCLIRGSKEGSNGALHLMRTLLKPAEKTMFEILTENEGFKIFLSLMEAADLTDLLKQEGDFTLFAPSDKAFSGLSDSDFVLLKSDINALRTILLYHINNGIFIGGGLEAGVTNLLKSLQGSNLKIMFANKTMLVNSVQVPESDIMATNGVIHFVNQVLYPGDIPVGSQDLLTLLKRLITYMQIKYISGFRYQEIPLTFMKRIITRVVQEVPDVTKVTRVVQGEPSITKVTRVIEGQPSITKVTRVIEGQPSITKVTRVVSSPQYSVNTGTTNINLEGADLSEIANIEGNPNFGSERLTKIIQAGNRRRGRD is encoded by the exons ATGAAGCTCCTTTTTGTAGCTGCCTTTGCACTCTTTGTGCTCTCTTCAATTGACAAGGCTGACTCTTCAGCTTATGACAAAATAGTCTCTCACAGTCGCATCAGGGCAAGAAAAGAAGG ACCCAATGTCTGCGCACTCCAGCAAGTCATGGGGACCAAGAAGAAGTACTTTAGCACTTGTCGTAATTGGTACAGAGGGGCCATCTGTGGAAAGAAAGC GACTGTGCTTTATGAGTGCTGTCCAGGGTACATGAAGCTGGAGGGCATGCGTGGTTGCCCTGCAG TGGCCCCAATTGACCATGTCTATGGCACCCTGGGTCTGGTGAAGGCCACCTCAACCCAAAGATACGCTGACATTTCTAAGCTAAGACCTGAGATTGAGGGATCTGGATCCTTCACCTTCTTTGCCCCCAGTAACGATGCCTGGGAGCTTTTGGATGAG ACAGTGAGGAGCGCACTGGTCAGCAATGTGAACATTGAACTGTTCAACGCTCTGCATTATCACATGACCTTCAAACGCCTCTTGACCAAAGATTTAAGGAATGGGATGCAAGTCACCTCCATGTACAATGACCTTGGTCTCCAAATTAACCATTACTCCAATGGG GTGGTGACTGTGAACTGCGCCAGGATTATCCATGGTAACCAGATTGCCACCAATGGAGTTGTGCATGTCATTGACCGTGTTATCAGCGCTGTTGGAAACACAATCCTGGATGTCATCGAGATTGACGATGACCTGACAACTCTGAGT GATATGGCTCAAAACACTGGACTGTTGGAGAAGCTGGGTAAGCCAGGACATTACACTCTCTTTGCCCCCACCAACAAAGCCTTTGAGAGCCTGGGCAGCGAAGTGTTGGAGAGACTAAGGAGCGACAAGAAGGTCCTTGAAG CTCTTCTTAATTTTCACCTCCTGGACTCAGTTCAGTGCTCTGAGGCCATCATGGCTGGCAGCTCTTATGAGACAATGGAGGGCAACAACATTGAGATCGGCTGTGATGGCGAAAGTTTAACAGTCAATGGCATCAAGATGGTGCTCAAGAAGGACATTGTCACCACCAATGGTGTTGTCCACCTTATTGACCAAGTGCTCATGCCAGACTCAG CTAAGCAGGTGATGGAACTGGTGGGAAGTTCCCAGTCAACCTTTGGTGACATGGTGTCCGAGTTGGGCCTTTCTGCTGCCATGAGACCAGAGGTTGAGTATACTTTGCTGGCTCCCCTCAACACTGTTTTCAATG ATGAAGTGATGTCAATGGATCAGAGCTTGCTCAAGATTATCCTGGAGAACCACATCTTGAAGAGTAAGATTGTCCTGGGACAGTTATACAATGGCCAGCGGCTGGAGACCATTGGAGGAAAACTTCTGAGGGTCTTCATCTATCGCACA GCTGTGTGCATTGAGAATTCCTGTCTGATAAGAGGCAGTAAAGAAGGAAGCAATGGGGCCCTTCATCTCATGAGGACTCTGTTAAAACCGGCAGAAAAAACTATGTTTGAGATTCTAACAGAAAATGAAGGGTTCAA GATCTTTTTGTCTCTGATGGAAGCTGCTGACTTGACTGACCTGCTGAAACAAGAGGGGGACTTTACTCTGTTCGCCCCAAGCGATAAAGCTTTCTCTGGTTTGAGCGACAGTGATTTCGTCTTGTTGAAGA GTGACATAAATGCTCTCAGAACCATCCTTCTGTATCACATCAATAATGGTATCTTCATTGGTGGTGGTTTGGAGGCTGGGGTGACAAACCTTCTCAAGTCTCTCCAGGGCAGCAACCTCAAAATTATGTTT GCAAACAAGACTATGCTAGTGAATTCTGTCCAAGTCCCTGAATCTGATATCATGGCCACAAATGGAGTCATTCACTTCGTCAATCAAGTCTTGTATCCTGGAG ATATCCCTGTTGGAAGCCAGGATCTCCTCACACTATTGAAGAGGCTCATCACTTACATGCAAATCAAG tatatttcaggATTCAGATATCAGGAAATTCCCCTTACATTTATGA AGAGGATCATCACTCGTGTCGTCCAGGAAG TTCCTGATGTAACCAAAGTGACAAGGGTTGTCCAAGGGGAACCCTCTATCACAAAGGTTACCAGGGTCATTGAAGGTCAACCCTCCATCACCAAGGTTACGAGGGTCATTGAAGGTCAACCCTCCATCACCAAAGTCACCAGGGTTGTCTcaa GCCCTCAGTACTCAGTCAACACTGGCACCACCAACATCAACCTGGAAG gaGCTGACCTTTCAGAAATTGCCAACATTGAAGGGAACCCTAATTTTGGCTCTGAAAGACTTACCAAAATTATCCAAG CTGGCaacaggaggaggggaagggacTGA